The following are encoded in a window of Dictyostelium discoideum AX4 chromosome 6 chromosome, whole genome shotgun sequence genomic DNA:
- a CDS encoding CHR group protein: MSTNNKINDNDNNTNNKKNNKNNNNNNNNNNNSDGINNNNSNIDKSNSANLFKKSKSTGGVITKKHSIVQLPSTPTHTTTPTTPITPTNTTTTTTTTTTTPKSKGTTTTTATPTTPTTPTTPTNLTTLPKPKNNILIKSVNKQNNENRAIQPVSTPIQRPKVIDNNIKDLLTRLDLLQYQPVLEDQKITQWDQFILLTDEHLNMMSFKIGDIIDIKRSIKQFKESDNKKIHNTPVSENNNNNNNNNNNNNKNDGNDQRKFIEDFLQSEAFQVAVKNAFSASHTGSEFKNSLGTLLETSLEDNNRRNSHMQSYSEDTMHHNINFLDVSKDDGNSDNDISNALNNNNNTNTNNNNNNNYEDDDDDNDFSLEYEDRIEDITSTKSQTDDDEKDGSGSGSGVDELKLTDLVHTPQKKRLTMVRGSGFEKDNIDDDNNKNKNNKFKNPSIVDREDVDMESDSSVDETNKSSSKSKGKGKITQRSRSRSRSSSSSSSSSSSRESRDHSPSLNRSRSTGSTSTIESRSRSCSFSGSESGSMPMTRSRSTSTDNERDGKGKKSNKKETISKKSSSSSSSSSTTKQFDIKPKNDENNRLLKIEEEKAPNVYKSDKEKNKEKKKLEKEKLEKERLEKERLERLEKEKLEKEKLEKEKLEKEKLEKEKLEKLEKERLEKERLEKERLERLEKERLEKEKLEKERLEKERLEKERLEKERLEKERLEKERLERLEKERLEKERLEKERLEKERVEKERLEKERQEKERLEKERLEKEKSLREQLEKERLEKESLEKERVERERLEKERLEKERLEKERLEKLLKEKLEKEKSLKEKLEKEKIEKDKEKEDDDENENEDKMDTDGKVNRSSKTQEQRDLENLKSREQRKREKEEDLMYYEQNKNKSDQNRGGGGGGLVSQFLQQSNPLSQLQLQSNKIVDLEVIEDYIAERKREWFEKNIDSLKKMALPLWNLSRKNMEVIKIREKRYFEYNARKCKLFNDFQYEFSPKVYKAISQTFEDFWKEEWIVDMLHSQKPPPEYVESPSQIKQQQQQQQQQQQQQQQSSSAQKSKLIVVQQETDDDDDDSPDDWNEDNLLSQQSSLHENKGENENDSENESESESEKQKSTTTTTTTTTTTPVTSKLDLEDLWNPSNPSQKKRKKPGEPKFPPQTSRNNNDDDDDYNMWGGDGDGDDDDDDDDEEGDTNDKKRKIVSTTTTDEDEEEEEEEELKIKAHRAQDLDSKLEGLTKTKVYNNRRLRKASLTIDLSDDSDDLSIIDSSNGARIVISDGSDGEGEMDDDLDSSTSDSYKPQKPKTTTTTTTTAAATRRKRRRRSIGGTIRARRSSTTPKNIIESESESEEDSELEQFIKYSDSSESISGSGSESGEGEITISSSESDDELSSESSDIEMSVINTRSSNKTTPPLKQTTLSSLRSSSSSSSSSTSPPISKTRLQTKKMEVQSVNNVNRQTLRVRKEEEIENKQIEEMRAARSSEGVARDKLFIFPGNKSANGKGEDILLDPEIGCFLKPHQHSGVQFLWDNMVFKGKGCILAHSMGLGKSLQVIAFLHTHNRYHKGTKYLLIVPANTLYNWEKEFKKWLPKSEKSTNIRVFAPRHKDLVRRFPTFDNWFSGGGVLAMTFESFSSTINRHIKERHPSIAKILETDFLIVDEGHRLKSTKTKISDAANLIKTHRKVLLTGYPLQNNLMEYYTMIDYIRPLHLGNEKEFKDRFVKPIAAGTKSESNERDIKLMRGRLAALQSLIKDFVQRLGPEVLDREMQVSKSEKMILVKRTDIQSKLLEISIQNSNFNDHFAQYEVLTVVCNHPDGLLEKKPLVTKDLEKKSISELKSILKANDVPTADIIYKNELIQRVIHLNEIKASDLLQPSVFSTYFNQIGYRRGIVERSNKFVLFFSMLKHFNQNNERVVTFSFSISTLNQLEYFIQKKLGWKAGRDYFRLDGSTPTKTRQRLIDQFNDMANDIKLFLISTKAGSLGTNLTGGTRVILMDLSWNPVHDRQAVYRCYRMGQKNQVHVYTLVMAGTGEQKTYTQMIYKQTLSKRAVDSETPKNVEEDIRLKIGELVDIPYDVVSINRELEHGTDPIFNKVIRENKQAIIGIKDVYAYFTGDEYGKLTEEEIKAAIEEYKKELLNPNNNNNNNNNYNNYNNNNYNNYNNNNNNYNNYNNNNNSNNNNYNPVGTNIYQGSFKFQQQPSLLRPNQNSHI, from the exons ATGAgcacaaataataaaataaatgataatgataacaaCACAAACAATAAGAAAAataacaagaacaacaacaacaataacaacaataacaacaacagcgatggtataaataataacaatagtaatattgataaatcaaattctGCCAATCTATTTAAAAAGAGTAAATCGACGGGTGGTGTGATTACAAAGAAGCATAGTATTGTTCAACTACCATCCACTCCAACGCatacaacaacaccaacaacgcCAATAACACCTACAAACacaacaacgacaacaacaacaacaacaacaacaccaaaatCTAAAGGAACGACGACGACAACGGCAACACCTACAACACCTACAACACCTACAACACCTACAAATTTAACGACattaccaaaaccaaaaaataatatattaattaaaagtgtaaataaacaaaataatgaaaatagagCAATTCAACCTGTATCAACACCAATACAAAGACCCAAagttattgataataatattaaagatttattgACAAGATTGGATCTATTACAATATCAACCAGTATTAGAAGATCAAAAAATTACACAATGGGAtcaattcattttattaactGATGAGCATTTAAATATGATgagttttaaaattggtgatatcattgatattaaaagatcaattaaacaatttaaag aaagcgataataaaaagattcaTAATACACCAGTttctgaaaataataataataacaataataataataacaataataataaaaatgatggtAATGATCAAAGAAAGTTTATCGAAGATTTTTTACAATCAGAAGCATTTCAAGTTGCAGTTAAAAATGCATTTTCAGCATCACATACTGGtagtgaatttaaaaatagtttggGAACATTGTTAGAGACATCCcttgaagataataataggAGAAATTCTCATATGCAATCTTATTCCGAAGATACAATGCatcataatattaattttttagatgTTAGCAAAGATGATGGTAATTCTGATAATGATATTTCAAAtgcattaaataataataataatactaatactaataataataacaataataattatgaagatgatgacgatgataatgattttagtTTAGAGTATGAAGATCGTATTGAAGATATCACAAGTACTAAATCGCAAacagatgatgatgaaaaagatGGTAGTGGTAGCGGTAGTGGTGTTGACGAATTAAAACTTACAGATTTAGTACACACACcacaaaaaaagagattaacTATGGTGAGAGGTAGTGgatttgaaaaagataatattgatgatgataataataaaaataaaaataataaatttaaaaatcctTCCATAGTTGATAGAGAGGATGTTGATATGGAATCAGATAGTAGTGTAGATGAAACAAACAAAAGTAGTAGTAAAAGTAAAGGTAAAGGTAAAATAACACAAAGAAGTCGTAGTAGAAGTCGTTCTAGTAGTAGCAGCAGTAGTAGCAGCAGTAGTAGAGAAAGTAGAGATCATAGTCCGTCATTGAACAGGAGTAGAAGTACAGGTAGTACTTCAACTATTGAAAGTAGAAGTAGAAGTTGTAGCTTTAGTGGTAGTGAAAGTGGATCAATGCCAATGACAAGATCTAGATCAACCTCAACCGACAATGAAAGAGATGGAAAAGgaaagaaatcaaataaaaaagaaactatttcaaaaaaatcatcatcatcatcatcatcatcatcaacaaccaaACAATTTGATATCAAAccaaaaaatgatgaaaataacagattattaaaaattgaagaagaaaaagcaCCAAATGTATATAAAAgtgataaagaaaaaaacaaagaaaaaaagaaattagaaaaggaaaaattagaaaaggaaagattagaaaaagaaagattagaaagattagaaaaagaaaagttggaaaaagaaaaattagaaaaagaaaaattagaaaaagaaaaattagaaaaagaaaaattagaaaaattggaaaaagaaagattagaaaaagaaagattagaaaaagaaagattagaaagattagaaaaagaaagattagaaaaagagaaattagaaaaagaaagattagaaaaagagagattagaaaaagaaagattagaaaaagaaagattagaaaaagaaagattagaaaaagaaagattagaaagattagaaaaagaaagattagaaaaagaaagattagaaaaagagagactagaaaaagaaagagtaGAAAAAGAGAGACTAGAAAAAGAGAGACAAGAAAAAGAGAGACTGGAAAAAGAGAGactagaaaaagaaaaatcacTAAGAGAACAGttggaaaaagaaagattggAAAAAGAAAgcttagaaaaagaaagagtagaaagagaaagattagaaaaagaaagattagaaaaagaaagattagaaaaagaGAGACTAGAAAAATTACTTAAAGAAAAgttggaaaaagaaaaatcacTAAAAGAAAagttagaaaaagaaaagatagaaaaagataaagaaaaagaggatgatgatgaaaatgaaaatgaagataaaATGGATACAGATGGAAAAGTAAATAGATCAAGTAAAACTCAAGAACAAAGAGATCTAGAGAATTTAAAGAGTAGAGAACAAAGAAAGAGGGAGAAAGAAGAGGATTTAATGTATTatgaacaaaataaaaataaaagtgatCAGAATAggggtggtggtggtggtggactTGTTTCACAATTTTTACAACAATCAAATCCTTTAtcacaattacaattacagTCAAATAAAATCGTAGATTTAGAAGTTATTGAAGACTATATCGCAGAGAGAAAGAGAGAGTGGTTTGAAAAGAATATAGATAGTTTGAAAAAGATGGCTTTACCATTATGGAATTTGTCTAGAAAAAATATGGAAGTTATAAAGATTAGAGAAAAGAGATATTTTGAATATAACGCTAGaaaatgtaaattatttaatgactTTCAATATGAATTTTCACCAAAAGTTTATAAAGCGATAAGTCAAACTTTTGAAGATTTTTGGAAAGAGGAATGGATTGTCGATATGTTACACAGCCAAAAACCTCCACCAGAATATGTAGAATCACCATCACAAATtaaacagcaacaacagcaacaacagcaacaacaacaacaacaacaacaatcatcaaGTGcacaaaaatcaaaattaattgttgttcaACAAGAAactgatgatgacgatgacgaTAGTCCTGATGATTGGAATgaagataatttattatctcAACAATCCTCACTTCATGAAAATAAaggtgaaaatgaaaatgatagtgaaaatgaaagtgaaagtgaaagtgaaaaacaaaaatcaaccactaccaccacaacaacaactactactactccAGTAACTTCGAAATTAGATTTAGAAGACCTTTGGAACCCATCGAATCCATCacaaaagaaaagaaagaaaccAGGTGAACCAAAATTTCCACCACAAACTAgtagaaataataatgatgatgatgacgattaTAATATGTGGGGAGgagatggtgatggtgatgatgatgatgatgatgatgatgaagagggGGAcacaaatgataaaaaaagaaaaattgtTAGTACCACTACAAccgatgaagatgaagaggaggaggaagaggaagagttaaaaataaaagcaCATCGTGCACAAGATTTAGATTCAAAATTGGAGGGATTAACAAAAACAAAGgtatataataatagaagATTGAGAAAAGCAAGTTTAACAATCGATTTATCGGATGATAGTGACGATTTGAGTATTATAGATTCATCAAATGGAGCAAGAATTGTAATTAGTGATGGTAGTGATGGTGAAGGTGAAATGGATGATGATTTGGATAGTTCAACCTCTGATAGTTATAAACCACAAAAACCaaagacaacaacaacaacaacaacaacagcagcagcaacaagaagaaaaagGAGAAGAAGAAGTATTGGTGGAACTATAAGAGCTAGAAGATCTTCAACAACCCCAAAGAATATTATTGAGAGTGAGAGTGAAAGTGAAGAAGATAGTGAATTGgaacaatttataaaatattcaGATTCAAGTGAAAGTattagtggtagtggtagtgaaAGTGGTGAAGGTGAAATCACCATTTCAAGTAGTGAAAGTGATGATGAACTTAGTTCAGAATCTTCAGATATTGAAATGAGCGTTATTAACACCAGAAGCAGCAATAAAACTACACCACCATTAAAACAAACCACTCTATCATCATTAAGGTCGTcctcatcatcgtcatcgtcatcaacatcaccacCAATATCAAAAACAAGATTACAAACTAAAAAAATGGAAGTTCAAAGCgttaataatgtaaatagaCAAACACTTAGAGTTAGAAAAGAAGAAGAGATTGAGAATAAACAAATCGAAGAAATGAGAGCAGCTAGAAGTTCAGAAGGTGTGGCAAGAGataaattattcattttccCAGGTAATAAAAGTGCTAATGGTAAAGGTGAAGATATTCTATTGGATCCAGAGATTGGATGTTTCTTAAAGCCTCATCAACATTCTGGTGTACAATTTCTTTGGGACAATATGGTTTTCAAAGGTAAAGGTTGCATTTTAGCACATTCAATGGGTTTGGGTAAATCATTACAAGTGATAGCATTCTTACACACTCACAATAGATATCATAAGGGTACAAAGTATCTCTTGATTGTACCTGCCAATACTTTATACAATTGGGAGAAAGAATTTAAGAAATGGTTACCAAAATCAGAAAAGAGCACCAACATCAGAGTGTTTGCACCACGTCATAAGGATTTGGTTAGACGTTTTCCAACATTTGATAATTGGTTCAGTGGTGGGGGTGTATTAGCAATGACTTTTGAATCATTCTCATCCACAATCAATAGACATATCAAAGAGAGACATCCATCGATTGCAAAGATATTAGAAACTGATTTCTTAATTGTAGATGAAGGTCATCGTTTGAAATCCACTAAAACTAAAATCTCAGATGCTGCCAATCTAATTAAAACCCATAGAAAAGTATTGTTAACTGGTTACCCATTACAAAATAATCTCATGGAGTATTATACTATGATTGATTACATTCGTCCACTTCATTTAGgtaatgaaaaagaatttaaagacAGATTCGTTAAACCAATAGCAGCAGGTACAAAGAGTGAATCAAATGAAAGAGATATCAAGCTGATGAGAGGTAGATTAGCAGCATTACAATCATTGATTAAAGATTTCGTACAAAGATTAGGACCAGAGGTTTTAGATAGAGAAATGCAAGTTTCTAAATCTGAAAAGATGATTCTAGTGAAAAGAACCGATATACAAAGTAAACTCTTGGAAATTTCAATACAAAATAGTAATTTCAATGATCATTTCGCGCAATATGAAGTTTTAACAGTGGTTTGTAATCATCCAGATGGTTTACTAGAAAAGAAACCATTGGTAACAAAAGATTTGGAAAAGAAATCGATTTCAGAATTAAAATCTATTCTAAAGGCAAATGATGTACCAACAGCTGATATCAtctataaaaatgaattaattcaacgtgttattcatttaaatgaGATTAAAGCATCCGATCTGTTACAACCATCAGTGTTTTCAACTTATTTCAATCAAATTGGTTATAGAAGAGGTATAGTTGAAAGAAGTAataaatttgtattattCTTTAGTATGCTCAAACATTTcaatcaaaataatgaaaGAGTGGTTACATTTAGTTTCTCAATTTCAACACTTAATCAATTGGAATATTTCATTCAAAAAAAGTTGGGTTGGAAAGCTGGTAGAGATTATTTTAGATTGGATGGTTCAACTCCAACTAAAACTAGACAAAGACTTATCGATCAATTCAATGATATGgctaatgatattaaattgtttttaatttcaactaAAGCTGGTAGTTTAGGTACAAATTTAACCGGTGGTACTAGAGTCATACTTATGGATCTAAGTTGGAATCCAGTTCACGATAGACAAGCCGTTTATAGATGTTATAGAATGGGTCAAAAGAATCAAGTTCACGTTTATACCCTTGTTATGGCTGGTACTGGTGAACAAAAAACTTATACTCAAATGATCTATAAACAAACTCTCTCAAAGAGAGCTGTCGATTCTGAAACTCCTAAAAATGTCGAAGAAGATATTAGACTCAAAATCGGTGAATTGGTTGATATTCCTTATGATGTCGTTTCAATTAATCGTGAGTTGGAACATGGTACTGATccaattttcaataaagTCATTAGAGAAAATAAACAAGCTATCATTGGTATCAAAGATGTTTATGCTTATTTCACTGGTGATGAATATGGTAAATTAACtgaagaagaaattaaagcTGCAATTgaagaatataaaaaagaacttttaaatccaaataataataataataataataataattataataattataataataataattataataattataataataataataataattataataattataataataataataatagtaataataataattataatccaGTTGGTACAAATATATATCAAGgatcttttaaatttcaacaacaaccttcATTACTAAGACCAAATCAAAATAGTCATATTTGA
- the rps3 gene encoding 40S ribosomal protein S3 gives MNSSLQISKKRKFVADGVFHAELNELFTREFNKDEGYSGVELKTSPGLTEIIIRASKTQAVVGPNARRIQELCSLVQKRFNFKEGTVVLFAEKILNRGLCAVAQAESLKLKLLAGLPVRKACYAIVHQIMTRGAKGCEVIVSGKLRAQRAKSMKFRDGYMIKSGQPSKDFIDFACRHVLLRQGTLGVKVAIMLPYDETRKIHGACNIPQPDVVVIRDA, from the exons atgaacTCATCATTACAAATCTCAAAGAAAAGAAag ttcgTCGCCGATGGTGTCTTCCACGCTGAACTCAATGAATTGTTCACTCGTGAATTCAACAAAGATGAAGGTTACTCAGGTGTTGAATTAAAAACCTCACCAGGTTTAACTGAAATCATCATCCGTGCTTCAAAGACCCAAGCTGTTGTTGGTCCAAACGCTCGTCGTATCCAAGAACTCTGCTCTTTAGTCCAAAAGAGATTCAACTTCAAAGAAGGTACCGTCGTTCTCTTTGCTGAAAAAATCTTAAACAGAGGTTTATGTGCCGTCGCTCAAGCTGAATCACTCAAACTCAAATTATTAGCTGGTCTCCCAGTTCGTAAAGCTTGTTACGCCATCGTTCACCAAATCATGACCCGTGGTGCTAAAGGTTGTGAAGTTATCGTTTCAGGTAAATTAAGAGCCCAAAGAGCCAAATCAATGAAATTCAGAGACGGTTACATGATCAAATCTGGTCAACCATCAAAAGATTTCATCGATTTCGCCTGTCGTCACGTCTTATTAAGACAAGGTACCCTCGGTGTCAAAGTCGCCATTATGTTACCATACGACGAAACCCGTAAAATCCACGGTGCTTGCAACATCCCACAACCAGACGTTGTTGTCATTCGTGATgcttaa